The Juglans regia cultivar Chandler chromosome 1, Walnut 2.0, whole genome shotgun sequence nucleotide sequence TCGGCATCGGCATCGGCATCTTATCTTGGGCCTGTGACGTAACTTCGATGGCTGACTAGAAAAGATTACATACGACTTTGTTTGTTGATCTCCTCCGCCTCCCCCTTCCTCTTTAGATAATCTGTTTTGAGTCTTCATCTCCACTCCTGCGGTACCAACTGGTAGTTGATTACTCCCTATCATCTCCTTTTCATTTTGAGAACCCTGGCAAGGATTCAGCTTAGATCCCGTCTCCCATCAATAATTTCGACGGTGATGATTCAATTTCATATGAACGATGTCGTTGTAAACAACATGACAAGAGATGCCACATTAATTTTTCCGAACCAAAGGACTTGGTTGAGAGCAGATTTATTGTTTGATTGATTAACTactcttaattcatctcaactcatcattacaactttttcaaattccaacacaaaatataataaataattcaactttttcaaatctcaaaataataatattaaaaaataatattctaataatattttatcatctcgactcgactcgaccaactcaacttacttcaacatccaaacacaacctaactcCGCAAATCAGGACATTGTGAAACAGAACTCAGGGCCACATGACAAGGTGTTTTTAAACATTCTTCTCGACAGAGGGCCACTCTCCATTGGCAATGGCTGCTTTGCGAATCAGTGGATGCCAAACCAAACTTAATGCAATGACATATCAGCGTGATAAACAAAGCCTGCCTAGTGGAATCTCGCTCTCGTGATCTtgagtaatttatttattcagaTATCAACGTCCAAGACGCAATATGGGTAATTGTCCTGAGTATATATGCTTTCACATCAGATCCACGTCATGATGGTTTTCAAGTCATCCCTTTAGAAGAAGAATGATTTAACAACTAGTTTTGTATTGATTCAATTCCTTTCCGGCCAAGGATCTCTTTGGCGCGTTTGTCTTCAGTGTGCTTCAACTCGGATAGAAAATGACCCACAAACAAATAGAGGAGGAAACTCGAGAACCCAAAATTCCTCCTGCGTTTATtatattctctttctttttcttcaaatctaatGTTTTCACAACCTCAACAGCTGTACGCGCTAGTTGCATTTTCAACATGTCTAGAAAACCCAGAATTTGGAAAAACTGCTCAAGAAAAATAtgacccataaaaaaaatatatatccaaaCCAAAATCATGAATGTTATTTCATTTGCACAAACTCTAAAGCTGCATCATAAACCACTTTTACCTTTGGATTAAGAGATTGTTCAATGAGCTCCGGAAATAGAAGTGCTTCTCCGTGAGAAAGTTTTCAGCAGAGCTTATTACATTAAGCGAACctctcacatactgaaaataGGATGGGAGTAAATagaactaacaaaaaaaaaaaaaaaggttgtagCTTTTTACTtatttcttctcctctttcttttcttctttcttctcttccttcttctcctctttcttttcctctttcttttcttctttcttctcttctttcttctcttctttggcTGGCCCAACTGATAGTATGTCCACTTTCCCTACTTTCTTCAACTTCTTTACTATTGCCACTGTATCCATTTGCCCTATCACTGTTAACTTCTGATCCTTCAGATCTGCTGCTATTGAATCAATCCCTGTTTATCAAAATACCAGGTCGATTGCCAAATAAATGAATCgattaattaaacaaattaaaacaatccaTAATAATATGGCATGCCATctcttttgttattatttttaccaGAGTAAGATGTACAAAGTTCATATAGGTTCAAGATAACAGAAATCagatcttctctctctctctctctctctctatatatatataacccatTGATTTGGATTTCTGAATCATAAAAGTGACCAAAGAATTGTGTAAGCAAAGCATGTAAGATAAATACCATATACATCGGCTGCAGCTTCTATTGCTTTCTGCTTGCTTTTATCATCGGTCATTGTCAGGACCTTCAACACAACTTTCTGCTACAAATTCCAAAGTTAAAATATGTAACAGGCACGTAAATTGGAAGCCATTAGCATTATCTGGGATAGGGAAAAtggaaggagaaaataaaatggtACCTGAGCCATTTGGAGAGGTAGAAATTAAGACcagagagaagagaaatgaaagcTAGCCAATTTCTGGGTTCTTGTAAAGGAAGAGGTACGACGCCGTGAGTTTTCGTATAcgtttttacttttatatactTGCTGGCCCCATGCCACATTGTTTTTAGCACGTATGACGAATATTTGGCTTGGTGCTCTACTTTATTCCGATAACTGCCGCGCCATTTATACCGCTCAGTGTGACcgcttatcatttttttttaatttagtggttaaggaagtaattttaagtatattaatatatttttttatcttttaaaaatatttaaaaataaaaaaaaaattaaataaaaaaattactaattttgCACTAGCGATCACTTGCAGTAGTAAGCTGCAAGCAGCATACTAGTGCTACTCATTTTATTCAAGGATGTACAATCGGTCCGGATTGAGAAAATTTGGGCGGTTATCTGCCCGGATTAATCCGAATTGAGCCAGATATTTGgatgttttgcattttttatttaaaagctaGATGTCTGGTTATAACCaaatttaatatgaattttttaatttattttaaaaagactttaaaacttaaaaaaaaattatagcacttttaaaaaaaaaaaaatctgatatcatgtttaaattgcaagatttaaaaaaaaataataatttaatcacTTTTTATTCATCCGGATAGTAATAATCCGGATTATTAACCGCCCGAATCTGCCGGATATCCAATTTTGCGAATGCACAGCCTTAATTTTATTCCAGCTTATTGTTacaagatttattattattcatcattattatcactgattatttttaaagaaaaaaacaagtttTCACTGCTGAAATATTCAGGGAATAAGGGGTGTGTTCAACTTCAACCACTCgtattctcaaaaaaaaaaaaataactacttGGTTTGGCCCAATTTAGATTAGCAATTCAAAGAGtgcaatataatataatttttttaaaaaaagtacactTTATCTgcacaaattattattaatttttaataaaaaaatattaaatgattaaaatccTAATTATTTACTCATTCTACAATTTGTAATTTTGCTTTCGTCGTCTTGTCTATTCtataacttataaaaagaaagtgtAATACTATAATtcatattttcatcttatttttatctcattatataagatgaattatatttattattattaaataataaaaaattatctaataaaagatcgcttgatattaataaatgtaTTAAATCTTAATAATAGAATGAGAGTCGTAGAGTAAAATAACAGTGTGGTGTATagaatctttatttttataaataaagtcACATTCTCTAGTAAAAGGTGAGGTGACGAATGATGGAGCCTCTCGCACCAAATCTGAAGACAAAGACGCATGAAACAGAAATAATTGCAATCTAATATGCTTAAGGAATTCAAATAAGgttatttaaaagatttaagTATAATTAGATAACCAAAAATGTTTTCGTAAACGACAGTTGAGCTGCCAAAACGTAAATCCTCTCATTAATCCATTTATCATTATCATATTTTCTCATCGctgcataaaataaaagaaaacactcCATATAATTTacagaaaaaattatatttattatgatttAGGGAAGTATTTTCGGAGGAATAATGCTGTTCATCTCCCGTTTTGTCATCCTAGCAATTTGCGACatgagaataaaatttaagatgaataaaatattattttttaaaaattcaatatgCAAGCCTATGTGATGTAAATgctcttagaaaaattatattcatcattctcacaccatacatcatacattattttgtatttttttattttcttctcttaccACATATGCagtatataaatgataaatagatgaactcaattagtttagaaagaataaaatagaaaaattaaaaattaaaataataaaaataagtatagtaTGTGATgtgtaaaaatgatgaatagcaaaactGTTATTgtcaagttaaaataataatgatattcatTAAAGTATTTTACGGCTAATCATTATAATAGTATTATTTCatcaataatattgtttttatttagatttagatttaaAACATTGAAACAAATTTTGTACGttaattctcaaatttaaaattataatttttaaaagatttttgtaaattaatgatCACAATGTTAATTAAGAATGTGTGTTTCACACCTACTTATAAATGAAATCACTcttatttaattgaaaaatgataaacacgtCACTTTTCATAATActttacacaataatattttaaaatgagtaattttgtaaaatatcttataaaaataatatcaatttacaaaaaatatccttattttttaatatatatattataaaatatgttgtaaaatGAAGTAATGTTAAATACGGTTAGAGTGCATAAGAACcgcacaatcattttaaaaaagagtagggtctataattaaaaaattaattttttttcatgtgaatctcatatttactcaattttttttaaaaattatgtaatactTACGTATTccatgattgtaaatataatttctttataaaatgtattgtttagatcattattattgttttttcgTCCTTTGTATTCTTCCCGTGGAGAACAAGGTACAGAGTAATTGAGATCTTTCTTTTAGAGGTGCTACCCGCACCATACGGTgtgggggcaccccc carries:
- the LOC108998576 gene encoding heavy metal-associated isoprenylated plant protein 39-like isoform X2, which translates into the protein MAQKVVLKVLTMTDDKSKQKAIEAAADVYGIDSIAADLKDQKLTVIGQMDTVAIVKKLKKVGKVDILSVGPAKEEKKEEKKEEKKEEKKEEKKEEKKEEKKEEKK
- the LOC108998576 gene encoding heavy metal-associated isoprenylated plant protein 39-like isoform X1; protein product: MAQQKVVLKVLTMTDDKSKQKAIEAAADVYGIDSIAADLKDQKLTVIGQMDTVAIVKKLKKVGKVDILSVGPAKEEKKEEKKEEKKEEKKEEKKEEKKEEKKEEKK